One part of the Arabidopsis thaliana chromosome 1 sequence genome encodes these proteins:
- the PDE338 gene encoding Nucleic acid-binding proteins superfamily (Nucleic acid-binding proteins superfamily; FUNCTIONS IN: RNA binding; LOCATED IN: chloroplast; EXPRESSED IN: 22 plant structures; EXPRESSED DURING: 13 growth stages; CONTAINS InterPro DOMAIN/s: Nucleic acid-binding, OB-fold-like (InterPro:IPR016027), Nucleic acid-binding, OB-fold (InterPro:IPR012340), Ribosomal protein S1, RNA-binding domain (InterPro:IPR003029); BEST Arabidopsis thaliana protein match is: ribosomal protein S1 (TAIR:AT5G30510.1); Has 12228 Blast hits to 10737 proteins in 2456 species: Archae - 10; Bacteria - 9648; Metazoa - 36; Fungi - 16; Plants - 190; Viruses - 0; Other Eukaryotes - 2328 (source: NCBI BLink).), with the protein MQTLLCQPCKSLPILTASSSSSLIRSSGDVRECIDFRASEKVSKFQFHVTLSPFAFRGFSICREFAVRGAYGIRFCSREDVSGVGNGGIVAEEEIELLNKPNPLPKSENEESGKADDDAILEPFLKFFKPEEEGEGIESEVSDETDRVSVEYYDPKPGDFVVGVVVSGNENKLDVNIGADMLGTMLTKEILPLYDKELDYLLCDLKYDAEEFLVNGKMGIVKDDDEGVEIAEFARQGRPVVEIGTVVFAEVLGRTLSGRPLLSSRRYFRRIAWHRVRQIKQLNEPIEVKITEWNTGGLLTRIEGLRAFIPKQELVKKVNTFTELKENVGRRFLVQITRLNEDKNDLILSEKVAWEKLYLREGTLLEGTVVKILPYGAQVKLGDSSRSGLLHISNITRRRIGSVSDVLQVDESVKVLVVKSLFPDKISLSIADLESEPGLFISDREKVFTEAEEMAKKYREKMPLVATSPISDRPPITSSFPQGKDEEIYANWEWFKFESQ; encoded by the exons ATGCAAACGCTTCTCTGTCAGCCATGTAAGTCTCTTCCTATACTCACTgcttcgtcgtcgtcgtcgttgATTCGTAGCTCCGGTGATGTGCGAGAATGTATCGATTTTAGAGCGTCGGAGAAAGTCTCGAAGTTTCAATTTCATGTAACCCTAAGCCCCTTTGCCTTTCGTGGTTTCTCAATATGTCGCGAATTTGCTGTTCGTGGAGCTTATGGGATTAGATTTTGCTCACGAGAAGATGTTTCCGGTGTTGGAAATGGAGGAATCgtggcggaggaggagattgAGCTATTGAACAAGCCGAATCCTTtaccaaaatcagaaaatgagGAGAGTGGTAAAGCAGACGATGACGCGATTCTGGAGCCGTTTTTGAAATTCTTTAAACCGGAAGAAGAAGGGGAAGGAATTGAATCGGAAGTTTCGGATGAGACGGATAGAGTCAGCGTAGAGTATTATGATCCTAAACCAGGTGATTTTGTGGTTGGTGTTGTGGTTTCGGGTAATGAGAATAAGCTTGATGTGAATATTGGTGCAGATATGTTGGGAACTATGTTGACGAAAGAGATACTTCCTTTGTATGATAAAGAGTTGGATTATTTGTTGTGTGATTTGAAGTATGATGCTGAAGAGTTTTTGGTTAATGGGAAAATGGGGATTGTtaaggatgatgatgaaggtgTTGAGATTGCGGAGTTTGCTCGGCAAGGTAGGCCGGTGGTGGAGATTGGGACGGTTGTTTTCGCGGAGGTTTTAGGGAGGACGTTGAGTGGAAGACCTTTGCTTTCTTCTAGACGGTATTTTCGGAGAATCGCTTGGCACCGAGTGAGGCAG ATCAAACAACTTAATGAGCCTATTGAAGTTAAGATAACAGAGTGGAATACTGGAGGGCTTCTCACCAGAATTGAG GGCTTGAGAGCTTTTATTCCGAAGCAGGAACTGGTGAAGAAAGTGAACACTTTCACCGAGTTGAAGGAAAAC GTGGGTCGTAGATTCCTTGTGCAGATAACGCGATTGAACGAAGACAAAAACGACTTGATACTGAGTGAAAAAGTAGCCTGG GAGAAGCTGTACCTTCGAGAAGGAACACTCTTAGAAGGAACAGTTGTCAAAATCTTACCATATGGAGCTCAAGTCAAACTTGGGGATAGTAGCAGAAG TGGACTGCTACACATTTCAAACATAACTCGAAGAAGAATTGGATCGGTGAGCGATGTGCTTCAGGTGGACGAAAGTGTAAAGGTTCTGGTTGTGAAATCTCTATTTCCAGACAAGATCTCTCTTAG CATTGCTGATCTTGAAAGCGAACCAGGATTGTTCATCTCAGACAGAGAG AAAGTGTTTACGGAAGCTGAAGAGATGGCGAAGAAGTACAGAGAAAAAATGCCTTTGGTGGCTACAAGTCCAATTTCTGATCGTCCTCCGATCACAAGCAGTTTCCCACAGGGCAAGGATGAAGAAATCTATGCTAACTGGGAGTGGTTCAAGTTCGAGAGTCAGTGA
- the PDE338 gene encoding Nucleic acid-binding proteins superfamily, with product MQTLLCQPCKSLPILTASSSSSLIRSSGDVRECIDFRASEKVSKFQFHVTLSPFAFRGFSICREFAVRGAYGIRFCSREDVSGVGNGGIVAEEEIELLNKPNPLPKSENEESGKADDDAILEPFLKFFKPEEEGEGIESEVSDETDRVSVEYYDPKPGDFVVGVVVSGNENKLDVNIGADMLGTMLTKEILPLYDKELDYLLCDLKYDAEEFLVNGKMGIVKDDDEGVEIAEFARQGRPVVEIGTVVFAEVLGRTLSGRPLLSSRRYFRRIAWHRVRQIKQLNEPIEVKITEWNTGGLLTRIEGLRAFIPKQELVKKVNTFTELKENVGRRFLVQITRLNEDKNDLILSEKVAWEKLYLREGTLLEGTVVKILPYGAQVKLGDSSRSGLLHISNITRRRIGSVSDVLQVDESVKVLVVKSLFPDKISLR from the exons ATGCAAACGCTTCTCTGTCAGCCATGTAAGTCTCTTCCTATACTCACTgcttcgtcgtcgtcgtcgttgATTCGTAGCTCCGGTGATGTGCGAGAATGTATCGATTTTAGAGCGTCGGAGAAAGTCTCGAAGTTTCAATTTCATGTAACCCTAAGCCCCTTTGCCTTTCGTGGTTTCTCAATATGTCGCGAATTTGCTGTTCGTGGAGCTTATGGGATTAGATTTTGCTCACGAGAAGATGTTTCCGGTGTTGGAAATGGAGGAATCgtggcggaggaggagattgAGCTATTGAACAAGCCGAATCCTTtaccaaaatcagaaaatgagGAGAGTGGTAAAGCAGACGATGACGCGATTCTGGAGCCGTTTTTGAAATTCTTTAAACCGGAAGAAGAAGGGGAAGGAATTGAATCGGAAGTTTCGGATGAGACGGATAGAGTCAGCGTAGAGTATTATGATCCTAAACCAGGTGATTTTGTGGTTGGTGTTGTGGTTTCGGGTAATGAGAATAAGCTTGATGTGAATATTGGTGCAGATATGTTGGGAACTATGTTGACGAAAGAGATACTTCCTTTGTATGATAAAGAGTTGGATTATTTGTTGTGTGATTTGAAGTATGATGCTGAAGAGTTTTTGGTTAATGGGAAAATGGGGATTGTtaaggatgatgatgaaggtgTTGAGATTGCGGAGTTTGCTCGGCAAGGTAGGCCGGTGGTGGAGATTGGGACGGTTGTTTTCGCGGAGGTTTTAGGGAGGACGTTGAGTGGAAGACCTTTGCTTTCTTCTAGACGGTATTTTCGGAGAATCGCTTGGCACCGAGTGAGGCAG ATCAAACAACTTAATGAGCCTATTGAAGTTAAGATAACAGAGTGGAATACTGGAGGGCTTCTCACCAGAATTGAG GGCTTGAGAGCTTTTATTCCGAAGCAGGAACTGGTGAAGAAAGTGAACACTTTCACCGAGTTGAAGGAAAAC GTGGGTCGTAGATTCCTTGTGCAGATAACGCGATTGAACGAAGACAAAAACGACTTGATACTGAGTGAAAAAGTAGCCTGG GAGAAGCTGTACCTTCGAGAAGGAACACTCTTAGAAGGAACAGTTGTCAAAATCTTACCATATGGAGCTCAAGTCAAACTTGGGGATAGTAGCAGAAG TGGACTGCTACACATTTCAAACATAACTCGAAGAAGAATTGGATCGGTGAGCGATGTGCTTCAGGTGGACGAAAGTGTAAAGGTTCTGGTTGTGAAATCTCTATTTCCAGACAAGATCTCTCTTAGGTAA